The nucleotide sequence CGAGGCGCTCGGCCTCACCTGGGACGAGGGGCCGTACTTCCAGCACGACCGCACGGAGGCCTATCGCGCCGCCTTCGACGGGCTGGCCGCGCGCGGGCTCGTGTACCCCTGCTTCTGCACGCGCGCCGACCTGCACGCCGCCTCCGCGCCGCATCGGGGCGAGAAGCCGGTGTACCCGGGCACGTGCCGGGAGCTTTCCGCCGCAGAGCGCGCCTCACGTGCGCTGGAGCGCACGCCCGCCCAGCGCCTGCGGGTGCCCCATGAGGAGGTGGCGTTCACCGACCAGGTGCAGGGCCCCTATGCGCAGAACCTCGCGCAGGACTGCGGCGACTTCCTCGTTCGCCGCTCGGACGGGGCGTACGCCTACCAGCTGGCCGTGGTGGTGGACGATGCCGAGCAGGGCGTGAGCTCGGTGGTGCGCGGCGTGGACCTCTTGTGCTCGACGCCGCAGCAGATCTACCTGCAGAGCTTGCTGGGGCTGCCGCATCCGGACTACGCGCACGTCCCGCTGCTCGTCGCCGAGCGCGACCGGCGCCTCTCGAAGCGGGACCGCGACGCCGCCCTCGATGCGCTGCTCGCGCGCTTCAAGACGCCCGCGGCCGTCGTCGGACACATCGCCGGCCTCACCGGCCTCGCGCCCACCTGCGACCCCGCCACCCCCGAGGAGCTGCTCGCGACGTTCGACCTCGCCGCCCTGCCGACAGCCTTCCCCGACCTCGTGCAGGTGCGCTGGGAGTAGGTACTCGACCTACAGCCCGGCGAACAGGATGCCCACGAGGGCGACGACGGCTATGATGGCCAGGGTGAACAGGATGGTGGCGAGGGGCAGGTGGTCGAGGCGCGCGGCGTGCGCACGGGAGGCCATGCGGGGATCTTGCGAGGAGGCGCTCTCCTTGGGACGGTCGGGCCGCTGCACGATGAAGAACCACACCATGGCGACAAGCAAAGCCACGAACGCCACGTTGTTGACCAGGGTGGCCGCAGAGGCGAGCAGGGCGTTGCCGGCCAGCTTCGCCCCTTCGAACGCGAGCAGCGTGGCCACGAGCACGCAGGCTGCGAGCAGCACCACGGCCATGCGCCGCCCCATCTTGCGGACGCCGCCCGCACCGGAGAGCCCGGCCGCGGACCCGACGGCGCTCTCGGCCTCCTCGACGGCTGCGGCGCCTCCCGCCACGAGGAACAGCCACTTCCCCTTCCAGAACATGAACGCTGCCAGCGCGAACGCGACGAGTGCCGCCGTGGCCGCCGCAAAGGCGGCGATAGTGGTGCCATCCATCCGAAACCTCGCAGTCTTGTATCGTATCCTTGGTTGCCTTCGGCTTGATTATAGCGCTCCTGCCGAAGGAGAGGGGTCGGCTGCCGATGGGTTCTCTGGAGATTGCGGGCATGGTAGAATGAGGGAAACGAGCAAGGTGCCTGATGGGCTGCCGGTTCGCGCAGCCTTGGACACGGGAGAAAGCGGGTTTGCTATGGGTTACGGAGCGATCTTGGTCGCATACGATGGTTCGGCACCCTCGAACCGTGCACTGGCGGACGCCCTCGAGCTCGTTGAATGCGGGCTGGGCACGCGGGTGGTGGTGCTGAGCGTCAGCGATCCTCTGAAGATGGAGGATCCCGCATTCGTAGCCGCGGCGCGCGCTGCAGGCGTGCTGCTGTCGCTCGGCGGCGACGAGAAGGCGAGCCTCGAAGCCCTCGAGGAGCAGGTTGCCGACCGCATCGCGCACCACGAGGGCGCGGTCGACCTGCGCGTGGCGTTCGGGAAGCCCCAGGAGGCCATCGTCCGCGAGGCGGCTCAGGAGCCCTGCGGCCTCATCGTCATGGGCAGCCGCGGCCTGGGCGCCATCAAGGGCATGCTCGGCAGCGTGAGCACGGCCGTGCTCCACGCCTCGCCCGTGCCGGTGCTCATCACGAAGTAGTCGTGCAGGCAAGCCGGCGCCTACGCGTTTTGCCCGTATGCCGTCAGGCGAACAGCAGCGACAGGGCCGTGAGCACGATGCAGGTGGCTGCGAGGGTGACGACCAGGCGCGAAGAGCCGCCGGCGAAGTAGGGGCGGCCGTGCACC is from Gordonibacter urolithinfaciens and encodes:
- the gluQRS gene encoding tRNA glutamyl-Q(34) synthetase GluQRS, producing MAAASPTVPVVGRFAPSPTGRMHAGNVFAALVAWLVAKSQGGRMVLRIEDLDAERSKPAYIDAVQRDFEALGLTWDEGPYFQHDRTEAYRAAFDGLAARGLVYPCFCTRADLHAASAPHRGEKPVYPGTCRELSAAERASRALERTPAQRLRVPHEEVAFTDQVQGPYAQNLAQDCGDFLVRRSDGAYAYQLAVVVDDAEQGVSSVVRGVDLLCSTPQQIYLQSLLGLPHPDYAHVPLLVAERDRRLSKRDRDAALDALLARFKTPAAVVGHIAGLTGLAPTCDPATPEELLATFDLAALPTAFPDLVQVRWE
- a CDS encoding universal stress protein; the protein is MGYGAILVAYDGSAPSNRALADALELVECGLGTRVVVLSVSDPLKMEDPAFVAAARAAGVLLSLGGDEKASLEALEEQVADRIAHHEGAVDLRVAFGKPQEAIVREAAQEPCGLIVMGSRGLGAIKGMLGSVSTAVLHASPVPVLITK